Proteins from one Mytilus galloprovincialis chromosome 11, xbMytGall1.hap1.1, whole genome shotgun sequence genomic window:
- the LOC143050932 gene encoding histone H2A, whose amino-acid sequence MSGRGKGGKSKAKAKTRSSRAGLQFPVGRIHRLLRKGNYSERVGAGAPVYLAAVLEYLAAEVLELAGNAARDNKKARIVPRHLQLAIRNDEELNKLLGGVTIAQGGVLPNIQAVLLPKKTGAKAAGKSSQSQEY is encoded by the coding sequence ATGTCTGGACGAGGAAAAGGAGGTAAATCTAAGGCAAAGGCAAAGACCAGGTCATCCAGGGCTGGACTTCAGTTCCCAGTCGGCAGAATTCATCGTCTGTTGAGGAAAGGAAACTATTCCGAAAGAGTTGGTGCTGGCGCTCCAGTTTACCTCGCCGCCGTGTTGGAATATTTGGCAGCCGAAGTTTTGGAGTTGGCAGGAAATGCTGCCCGAGACAACAAGAAGGCCAGAATCGTCCCCCGTCATCTCCAGCTTGCCATCAGGAACGATGAAGAGTTGAACAAACTGTTGGGTGGAGTGACCATTGCACAGggaggtgttttaccaaacatTCAAGCTGTTCTTCTTCCCAAGAAGACTGGTGCCAAGGCAGCAGGAAAGTCCAGCCAATCCCAGGAGTACTAG